ATCGAAGATTTCATCCGACTATGCGAATTTTATAATAAACCTCCTGAATATTTCTATTCCGTATTTTCTAAGTGATGATTTTATGAAATCGAAGAATTTTGCCCGAGTAAAATCTGCGAAGCAGTTTTAACGAGGGCAAGAAGGGAACGATTGGCTTTGGTGCCCGATCGCGAAGCGTTCGGGTGAAGCGGTTACTGCTCTTCAAAAAATGCGAAAACAGCCACAGACGGAAAGATTAAATATACATCAATTCAGATGTGTCTTGCATTGAAGGGTTATTGAACGATCTTTTAAACGAATTAAGATTAAGTATAGATCTATTCCAATTAACAGTTTCACTCAATAGATTCCACATTTTTTTACGACTTTGAAGAGAGAATGGAGTTATTTTTTTCGGATGATGATAAACATTCAAATTTCCAAATTCATCAATAGTTAATAGTCCAACATTATATTTTTGGAATTCATCTATCAATCTGTTTATATCGCCTAAACCCGCATCATCTAGAACAACATATGAAAGCGACGCAAAACTGTAGTATCGAAATGCTTGTGTTAAAGCTTGCGACCAATTTTTTAGCTTTAGTTCAAATGCCACGATATCAAATGAAGTATGGTTCTCAAATCCGATAACTACATCAGGTTTCCCATGAAATCCACGAACCTCGGTTTGAATCTTTATGCACTGCAATCTTTTAGAGATTTCAGAGACAAAAACTTTTTTTAGATCCTCTTCTTTGGAAAAATTCATACATCCCTCAAAAATTTTTCGTACATTGGAATTACATTCAGCCAAGAATTCAGGTGGGACCCATCACTATTGTCATCAAGTCGGACCCCGCTATCTGCAATATCGTTAAATAGCGCAATAGAATCTAGCAATTTTTGCTTCACAAAACCAATTCTATCAGAAATATTCATTGGCAAAGAAGCTATTTGTGCTGAATAACTGCAAAAATAGTGTAAATATGGCTCTTTCTTCTGGAAATGCCAATTATAGTCAGGCACAAACATTTCTGGCTTATAAGGTGAATCATCAAATAGGGAAGAATATTCTCCATACAGATTTTTTAACGCTGCTAAGTAGTTATAGTCTATCCATTGATTCAACCTAGAAGAATAGATCCTTGGATTTGGACCATGGATTTTGGAATTTTCGACAGTGGTAAATCGCTTAATATCAAAAGACCTAAGATTTTCATAAATACCGACTGTCACTACATCAACTTCAGCCAATGAATAAAGCAAGCCCTCATTGTTACAATAACCGATTATTACTTCATAGTCATTTAATTTAAGATATTTAATAAATCTAAGAGCATTAAATAGGAAATCAATATCCTTGATTTGCTTTGAAGTCGAATTATTCTCAAAAATTAAATAAAATCCATTTATTCCTCGTAAAGACGTTGCCCAAGTCAATACCTCATCAAAGCGTTCAGGAGTTTTTAATTGATAATCCTTCACAATTAAAGTGCAAATAACTTTCTTATCGGGATCAGTTGAAGCTGTGCTTTTTAAAAAATTATCAAATATTTCTTTCTTGAATGAATGCAAATAATTTGGAGGCCAGACCTCATAATATCTTGCTGGAATAGTAAAGTATTTAACTCCTATTTCATTCTGATAATTGATACATTTAAGAGCAGATTCTTTTGATATAGTTTGAAATTCTTGAGTATCCGCTCCTGCACTTATAACTGCAGGAAAATAATCATATGATGCTAGATTGGCCTTGGCATCACCGATTAGATAATATTGTGGATCTAAAATACTAAGCGTTCTAATAGAATCCGAAAATATATTAAGAAGTTTTGACTTTTCAATATTTACAGGCGAGAGAACAAATCCTTCCCCTACTGAGTCATTCGAGAAACTATCAATATTCCATTGATATCTAAAGCCCAACTGATGAAAAATTCTAGGCATATTGTAAATCCTCAATTATTTTATCCGAGTTATTATATCTTTTATATTGTTCAACTGATAAGCTTTTCTTAAAATATTTAATCATTGGGTGATTTTTTAATTCATTCGATATATAGTAGTTCCCATTTAAAATATTCTCCGTTATAGACATTCCGCCCGCTTTACCTGGGTCAAAAGGATGAACACCGTAATATAATTCTAACATTACAATAGCCAGAGAAAACATATCACTCCTTGGGCCGATTTGACCTTGATGATTTAGTAATTGTTCAGGTGAAGAATATTGGTATGAACCTGGACCTTGAAAGGTTCCCAAGGCAGTTAATGATTCGCTATTATTAAATTTTGCAATTCCTAGATCGATAAGTACAAATAATCCATCATCGGTTATCAGAATATTTTCCGGCTTAACGTCACGATGAACAATGCCCTGCTCCCAAATGGTTTTCAGGGGATTGAGTAAACCTAATAAAACTTTTCTAACATCTTCTATGCTCGACGGACCGCTTATCTTTTTGCGAAGTGTTGTTTTAGAAATAAATTCTTCGACTATTAGAAATTGATTTTTCATGAAATCAATTTTGAAATCATAGACTCTTGGAAAATATCCGCTATGATCATTCTTAAGAAATTCAACTTCGCGTCTAATTCTTTCAAGAGAATGCATTGAATCAAATGCACCAATTTTAATTACAACTTCTGGCTTTTCTGAATTTTTGGCTAAATATACTGTTTTTTGACCGCCTCTTCCCAATTCTTCAAGCAATGTAAAATCCTTTAAATAATCATCCACCAATGAGCAACCTCTTTTATATAAATTACTAAGCGATGAAATACCCTGCACTTAACAGATTAAAAGCCAGCCAAGGACGGCTGGCGTCTTAATGAGGGGCGCGGCATGGCAGATAACGACAAGTGATTGTCGACGTTCGCGGTTCTGGAGCGCGTCTAAAACGCGCGGAAGAATTGGCGCGAGGCTTGAGCGACCTTAGTCGCGTCTCGCAAGCCGAGTGACAAAGCGAATGTGGCGAAGCCCAAGCGAGGGTCGCATGAACGATCCCGAAGCGCAGCGACAATTTTTAGTTATCTGCTGTGCCGCCCGCCCCGAAGTCTAATCGGCGACGCCAAGGACGGCGGAGACGATTAGTAAATGCCTATAAAATTGCGATTTAAGATTTAAATGATCACTTCTTCTTCGAAAATTCAGAAGCAACATCGGCAATTATTTTTCTTTGCTCAGGAGAAATCTGTAATAAAGTTTTTACGATTTCTTTTAGCCCTTTTGTATTTTTGATCTTACTGAATAAAACTTTATCCTCATCCATCTGAAAAACCGGTCCTTCATCCGATGAAGAATACAAAACAGGTTTAATCGATCTTGAATCATCTAAAAGCCAATCAAGGTTAATCTTATATCTTTCCTTAAAGGAAGTTAAGAACGTTTGAGACAACGATTCTACTCTACCCTGAATAATATTGTTTAATCCGGCTGGAGTAATGTTTAACTCAGGAGCCGCTTCTTTTTGACTTTCACCGTGATCTTCAAGAACTGCTTGTACCTTCTTTCCGACTAATTTTTCAGTTTTCTTTGAGGTCATTAAAAATACACTAATAAAATATTTATATTGACATTAATTCATTTTTGATGTATTAATGTATCTGGCAATACATGGACGATAAATTAGTATCCAGAGAATATCCTCAGCCGGAAAGCAGAAAAAGACCCTTTTGGTGGCCCTTTCACGCTCAAAAAGCCTCCTTTGGTCAAACAAAATCTAATAGTAACGGGGAAATCTTAGAAGAAGAAAGAAAATCTTTTTTCGACCAACTTAGAAAAGCGAGAATTGAGTCGCATCTAACTCAAACCCAAGTCTCTGCAAAACTCGGAAAGTACCAAAGTTATATGTCAAAGATTGAATCTGGTAAGAAGAGATTGTTTATCGAGGATTTTATCAGATTATGCGAACTTTATAATAAACCTCCTGAGTATTTCTATTCCGTATTTTCGAAATGATGATTTTATGAAATCGAAGAGATCCGCGCGAGTAAAATCTGCGAAGCAGTTTTAACGAGGATAATTTAGAGCGAGTTAAGTTAAATGAAGATTTGGCGTCCCGATCGCGGAGCGTTCGGGTGTCGCGGTTCTTACTGGGCCGCGATGCAAGAACCGCGACAAGCGTTAATTAAGTTATGCTCTTTAAAGTTGCTATGAAATTGTTGTATAAAGTATGGTTCTATGAATATCCGTATACAATTGCCTTAGCATTTGATCATCCGGAAATACACTCACCCCTGCCTCTACTACAGATCTTATAGGACCTAAAAAGTCTCTTTTCTCTTCCCTTCTTGGGATTTTCCGATTTGCCCACTGTAGCGATTGATAGCCTAATATATGATAAGGCTTTGGATCGATGTCCGATCGAGAATCAATTAGATCCTTTAATTTCTGAATAGTCTCCATGAATTTTCCTTGTGACTCATCGCTAATTGTTTCAAGTAATTCTTTTTTAAGATCTAAATGGTACATCGTGATTAAAACTAAAGGATCCGATGGGGCCAGAGAATGAGCAGTAGCGACATGATTGTAAGCGTATGCCAATTCTCCAATTTCGATTTCGACAACAGCTCTTTGCAACCAATAGTGATGCTCTTCTTTATAATAATCTTTCAAGTTATCATATACTTCATTGATCTTATCTATATCTTTGTTAGTAACATTAAGCAACAAGTCATGTCCAAGACAAATTTTAACTAACGATTTAATTCTTTTATTTTTAGATAATTTCGAATCATAAGAAATAATCGCCGCCATCCTACAAATGCTTTCAAAATAAACATGCGCATTACCCTCTTCAACAACTTTATCATATACATTACTCGCAATAACCCTATGCCGCAAGGAATAATACCCCGCCGAACTTTTCTCAAGCAACCCTCTCTGAACCATCTCATGCAAAGCATTAAGAAATTCAATATTTGGCATATTTAAAGAAAGGCTGATTTCAGAAGAAGAAAGCTTTGCCCCAAATCTGTTTGCAATAGCAATGATTGCATATATTCCTTTTTTTGTATCATCTAAGTCCGTGAATTCATCCTTAATATATTTCTTCAAATCACTTCCCGAAGTAGCCTCTATCAAAGCAACAATCAACTGGCGATCATTGTCATATTTACTTCTGAGAATTCTAAACCGTTCTTCTGAAGACTTAGACGTTAACTTGCCTAACATATCCTCCTTTTGAAGGAGAGCGAGAAGTTGAATAATTTCAGAATCATTGAGTTTTCCTGTTGAATACTCAATCAGCGTTGCATTAAGCAAGCTTTTATACTTAAAAATTCGATCGACTTTATTTGACCGACATGATACTACGATGCACGAAACTTTATCTAATGCAATTACTTCATTTATATACTTAATAAAGTTATCCTTGTAAACGTGAATATCATCAATTACTAAAATATCCAATTTATCAGTTGCATCAACGATGTTTTTTAACTTATTCCAAAAGAAATTAGAATCAGGGTCCAAATATCCTACGTTAAATCCGTCTCGAGAAAGTCTTAATGATAATCTCATAAGAGTCGTAGGTTTGCCATCGCCTGCCGTGCCGCTCAATAGATAAATTTTCCTTCTCTGCCCCTCTAACAACGGCTGGCCTTCTTCTTTCACTTTATCATAAAGCTCTTCTTCTACTTTTCTTGAAATTGTTTTGTTATTTAAAATATCACTCCAAATTGGCTTATAGCCAAGAAGAATATGTCTTCGTTTCGATGGGCTTTCTTTTTTAGTTATTATATCCGGAATCAAAGGAACTGTAACTTCCTTCTTAATTTCTATAAGTCTTTGCTTTTTTCGTAAACTCACCTCTTGATATTTTGTCTCCAATTGACTCAATATCTTATTTGAAAATTCCTCCGCTGTCATTGGCACATGAGTAATGTTTCGTTCTCTCAACATTAGCCTCTTCGCTTCTTTAATTGTTGGAGTAACAATAAACGATTCAGGACGAAGTTCATTATTGGATCTTTCTTTCAAGTCACGCAATTTCAGATGTTTCCATAGGATCTCTTCATCTAACTCACTACCTATGAAAATAAACATGCACTCATTCATTTCACTGGCGAGAATTTTATAATAAGGATGCTCAAATCCTTGATGAGTCGCATAATCATCTACGGAAAATATTACGTTATTTGGTCCATCGGCCAATCTCCCATTGAGATGATAGACATCCATTACATTATAAGACTGTGTTGTGTTTTTATGAACTGTTCCAGAAATTGGATTTACTTTAATGCGTGGTGAGTATTTTCTATTTAAAACTTCAAATATATCATCTATATTGAGCGTATAAATTTTATTCCAAGGAAATTCTATATATCTTCTATAAAACTCCTGAACAGAATTCGGATCTATTTGAAATCTTTTATTAAGAAAATATTCTAATTCTTTGGGTTTCTTTTTTTGTACTATATTAAAAGTTTCTTTTAAGCCTGATCCGTCATAAGGAATCCTCACTACACCTTCTATTAGTGCCCACAATTCCTTAGCCAAATCTAAACCTAAAGGCAATGATTTACCTTGAGTATCCTTGCACTTTAAAGTAAATCCAGCTCCAGTAAATAAAATAATCTTCGACTCTAATCGGGTTTCTATTTGTCTTAAAATAGCTTTTTCATCAATCATATTTAATACCTTCGTTTTAAATGATGCTTTATATTATTTCCATTTAACGAAGCCAGCCAAGGACGGCTGGCGTCTTAATGAGGGGCGCGGCATGGCAGATAACGAAATAGGCTTCTCGACGTTCGCGGTTCTGGAGCGCGCTAAACGCGCGGAAGAATTGGAACGAGGCTTGAGCGACCTTAGTCGCGGCTCGCAAGCCGAGGGACAAAGCGAATGTGCCGAAGGCCAAGCGAGAGTTGCGTAGCAATCTCGAAGCGACGCGAGAAGCCGCAGTTAGACGCCGTGCACTAAGCAGAGGACAAAACTACCTTTTCCTAGTCAGGCCTAGGCATAAAACGTAAAGATTATTATCGTTTCTAATTGATGAGCAGTAATTAGAATCTTTTCTAATTTGACCTAAGCATAAAACGAAAAGATTATTATCATTTCTAATTGATGAGCAATAACTAGAATCTTTTCTAATTTGACCTA
The sequence above is a segment of the Leptospira stimsonii genome. Coding sequences within it:
- a CDS encoding helix-turn-helix domain-containing protein, with the protein product MDDKLVSREYPQPESRKRPFWWPFHAQKASFGQTKSNSNGEILEEERKSFFDQLRKARIESHLTQTQVSAKLGKYQSYMSKIESGKKRLFIEDFIRLCELYNKPPEYFYSVFSK
- a CDS encoding helix-turn-helix transcriptional regulator, with amino-acid sequence MTSKKTEKLVGKKVQAVLEDHGESQKEAAPELNITPAGLNNIIQGRVESLSQTFLTSFKERYKINLDWLLDDSRSIKPVLYSSSDEGPVFQMDEDKVLFSKIKNTKGLKEIVKTLLQISPEQRKIIADVASEFSKKK
- a CDS encoding serine/threonine protein kinase — its product is MDDYLKDFTLLEELGRGGQKTVYLAKNSEKPEVVIKIGAFDSMHSLERIRREVEFLKNDHSGYFPRVYDFKIDFMKNQFLIVEEFISKTTLRKKISGPSSIEDVRKVLLGLLNPLKTIWEQGIVHRDVKPENILITDDGLFVLIDLGIAKFNNSESLTALGTFQGPGSYQYSSPEQLLNHQGQIGPRSDMFSLAIVMLELYYGVHPFDPGKAGGMSITENILNGNYYISNELKNHPMIKYFKKSLSVEQYKRYNNSDKIIEDLQYA
- a CDS encoding SIR2 family protein; the encoded protein is MIDEKAILRQIETRLESKIILFTGAGFTLKCKDTQGKSLPLGLDLAKELWALIEGVVRIPYDGSGLKETFNIVQKKKPKELEYFLNKRFQIDPNSVQEFYRRYIEFPWNKIYTLNIDDIFEVLNRKYSPRIKVNPISGTVHKNTTQSYNVMDVYHLNGRLADGPNNVIFSVDDYATHQGFEHPYYKILASEMNECMFIFIGSELDEEILWKHLKLRDLKERSNNELRPESFIVTPTIKEAKRLMLRERNITHVPMTAEEFSNKILSQLETKYQEVSLRKKQRLIEIKKEVTVPLIPDIITKKESPSKRRHILLGYKPIWSDILNNKTISRKVEEELYDKVKEEGQPLLEGQRRKIYLLSGTAGDGKPTTLMRLSLRLSRDGFNVGYLDPDSNFFWNKLKNIVDATDKLDILVIDDIHVYKDNFIKYINEVIALDKVSCIVVSCRSNKVDRIFKYKSLLNATLIEYSTGKLNDSEIIQLLALLQKEDMLGKLTSKSSEERFRILRSKYDNDRQLIVALIEATSGSDLKKYIKDEFTDLDDTKKGIYAIIAIANRFGAKLSSSEISLSLNMPNIEFLNALHEMVQRGLLEKSSAGYYSLRHRVIASNVYDKVVEEGNAHVYFESICRMAAIISYDSKLSKNKRIKSLVKICLGHDLLLNVTNKDIDKINEVYDNLKDYYKEEHHYWLQRAVVEIEIGELAYAYNHVATAHSLAPSDPLVLITMYHLDLKKELLETISDESQGKFMETIQKLKDLIDSRSDIDPKPYHILGYQSLQWANRKIPRREEKRDFLGPIRSVVEAGVSVFPDDQMLRQLYTDIHRTILYTTIS